A single genomic interval of Saccharomyces eubayanus strain FM1318 chromosome IV, whole genome shotgun sequence harbors:
- the GUD1 gene encoding guanine deaminase: MTKSNFILNKVNDEQTSFLVFFGTFVDTPKLGELRIRERTSIGVLDGIIKFVKRDSSDPVMDCLDYDASLSPDDILVVDITGEDKSCLTSFYFPGFIDTHNHISQYPNVGIFGNSTLLDWLEKYTFPMEAALANQDIASEVYNKVIGRTLSHGTTTVAYYNTIDAKSAKLLAQISSVLGQRVLVGKVCMDANAPDYYIEDTKTSYESTVKIIKYIKETLGDPLVNPIVTPRFAPSCSRELMQKLSKLVKDEDLHVQTHLSENKKEIQWVQELFPECTNYTDVYDKYGLLTEKTVLAHCVHLTDAEANVVRQRRCGISHCPISNSSLTSGECRVRWLLDQGIKVGLGTDVSAGHSCSILATGRQAFAVSRHLAMKESDNVKLSVSECLYLATMGGAQVLNMEDTLGTFEVGKQFDVQAIDTGTPGSNVDTFHWQLQKQEQNQDFYKNPPLITKEDIIAKWFFNGDDRNTTKVWVAGRVVHQT; the protein is encoded by the coding sequence ATGACAAAAAGTAACTTTATTCTGAACAAAGTCAATGATGAACAAACAAgttttttagttttctttggtaCATTTGTAGATACCCCTAAATTGGGAGAGCTAAGGATCAGAGAAAGAACATCCATCGGAGTTCTTGATGGAATCATCAAATTTGTGAAGAGAGACTCTTCCGATCCAGTCATGGACTGTTTAGATTATGATGCTAGTCTATCACCGGATGACATTTTAGTGGTGGATATAACGGGAGAAGACAAATCCTGCTTGACCAGTTTTTACTTCCCAGGGTTTATAGATACGCATAATCATATCTCACAGTATCCGAATGTAGGAATATTTGGGAATTCTACTCTATTAGACTGGCTGGAGAAATACACATTTCCTATGGAAGCAGCGCTAGCAAATCAAGATATTGCAAGCGAAGTTTATAATAAAGTAATCGGCAGGACGCTATCTCATGGCACCACGACAGTGGCTTACTATAACACCATTGATGCGAAGTCTGCCAAGCTTTTAGCTCAGATAAGCTCTGTGTTAGGACAGCGAGTGCTTGTTGGAAAAGTTTGCATGGACGCCAATGCACCAGATTATTATATTGAGGACACCAAAACCTCTTATGAAAGTACAGtgaaaatcatcaaatatataaaagaaactcTTGGTGATCCTCTGGTAAATCCTATAGTGACACCAAGGTTTGCGCCCTCCTGCTCAAGAGAATTGATGCAAAAATTATCCAAACTGGTGAAGGATGAAGACCTACATGTGCAAACGCACTTGtcagaaaacaaaaaggagATTCAATGGGTCCAAGAACTGTTTCCTGAATGTACGAACTATACCGATGTATACGACAAATACGGGCTGCTCACAGAAAAAACCGTATTAGCACACTGTGTTCACTTGACAGACGCTGAAGCGAATGTGGTGAGACAACGACGCTGCGGCATCTCCCATTGTCCTATCTCTAACTCTTCTTTGACTTCAGGAGAGTGTAGAGTACGCTGGTTGTTGGACCAGGGCATAAAAGTCGGGCTTGGTACCGACGTTTCAGCAGGTCATTCTTGCAGCATACTAGCTACTGGCAGACAGGCCTTTGCCGTTTCAAGGCATCTGGCAATGAAGGAAAGCGACAATGTCAAATTATCAGTTTCAGAGTGCCTGTATCTAGCAACTATGGGAGGAGCTCAAGTCTTAAACATGGAGGATACCTTGGGTACATTCGAGGTGGGTAAACAGTTTGACGTTCAAGCGATCGATACTGGCACTCCAGGGTCCAACGTCGACACATTCCATTGGCAACTACAAAAGCAAGAGCAAAACCAagatttttacaaaaatcCTCCACTAATTACTAAAGAAGACATCATCGCAAAATGGTTTTTCAATGGTGATGATCGTAACACTACCAAAGTTTGGGTAGCAGGCCGGGTGGTCCACCAGACTTGA
- the AIM6 gene encoding Aim6p, protein MLGLKSCLAILIGYVVAVCALFSSKGRNPSLNNWEKLKDQKFSTVDNFGLTGHSLLQFFQDNLAILGFSEEKVHHKRSSFYYDVFKEYILRGANSKKCSPANSAIAKLNKDVNPMPVHSHNDYWRKLPLFEGLAYGARSTEADVWNIDGKELAVGHNEASLDPVELTLDKLYTGPLSKILDEVNCQDSFSDSKNGVFFNSPETSLFFYIDFKSDDNELTYKLLMQKYFKPLIDSGYLTYYDMKKEEVSWNPITVILTGNYPTSLEVLDNGNDDGYFNSNQRFAFLDAPLLDLEPKYSNLSVTTTVSFNELMRHCGSDHWKVLLRGHMGSDEITCAKKVIDEAHALKLTTRIWGAPTWPFNTVKTISHQIFHDLGSDLLNLDDMFMASSLI, encoded by the coding sequence ATGTTGGGACTGAAAAGCTGTTTGGCTATCCTTATTGGATATGTCGTTGCCGTGTGtgctttgttttcaagCAAGGGAAGGAATCCGTCATTGAATAATTGGGAGAAGTTAAAggatcaaaaattttccactGTAGATAACTTCGGGCTAACTGGTCACTCTTTGTTACAGTTCTTCCAGGATAACTTGGCAATTTTAGGTTTTTCTGAGGAGAAAGTTCATCATAAAcgctcttctttttattatgATGTTTTTAAAGAGTATATCCTACGTGGTGCTAATTCAAAAAAGTGCTCACCTGCAAACTCAGCTATTGCAAAACTGAACAAAGATGTTAATCCCATGCCAGTTCACTCTCACAATGATTACTGGAGAAAGCTACCGCTTTTTGAAGGTCTAGCGTATGGTGCAAGAAGTACTGAAGCAGACGTGTGGAATATAGACGGAAAAGAACTAGCCGTGGGCCATAACGAAGCTTCTTTGGACCCAGTCGAATTGACACTAGATAAACTGTACACGGGccctctttcaaaaatattagaTGAGGTCAATTGTCAAGATTCTTTTTCCGATAGTAAGAACGGTGTGTTCTTCAATTCGCCTGAAACttcacttttcttttatattgATTTTAAGTCCGATGACAATGAACTGACTTACAAATTATTGATGCAAAAGTATTTCAAGCCTTTGATCGACTCCGGCTATCTAACGTATTACGACatgaaaaaggaagaagttTCTTGGAACCCTATTACAGTAATATTAACAGGCAATTATCCAACGTCGCTAGAGGTTTTAGATAACGGAAATGATGACGGCTATTTCAACTCTAACCAAAGATTTGCGTTCTTGGATGCACCATTATTAGATTTGGAACCCAAGTACTCTAACCTTTCCGTCACTACGACTGTATCCTTCAACGAATTAATGAGACATTGCGGTTCTGATCATTGGAAGGTATTGTTAAGAGGCCATATGGGTTCGGATGAGATTACTTGTGCCAAGAAGGTGATTGACGAGGCCCATGCGTTGAAGCTAACAACCAGAATTTGGGGGGCCCCAACCTGGCCTTTTAACACAGTTAAGACCATTTCTCACCAAATCTTCCACGATTTGGGTTCTGATTTACTCAACCTGGACGATATGTTCATGGCATCGTCATTAATCTAA